In one Polynucleobacter sp. JS-JIR-5-A7 genomic region, the following are encoded:
- the uvrA gene encoding excinuclease ABC subunit UvrA, whose amino-acid sequence MNNEIKIRGARTHNLKNINLDIPREKLVVLTGLSGSGKSSLAFDTLYAEGQRRYVESLSAYARQFLQLMEKPDVDTIEGLSPAISIEQKATSHNPRSTVGTVTEIHDYLRLLFARAGTPHCPDHDLPLEAQSVSQMVDTVLSMPEDTKLMILAPVVSERKGEFVDLFQDLQAQGFVRFRVRSGGGTANVAKAEIFEVDQLPTLKKNDKHSIEVVVDRIKVRPDIQQRLAESFETALRLADGKAMIVDMDTGKEMIFSSKFACPVCSYSLQELEPRLFSFNNPMGACPSCDGLGHQSFFDPKRIVAHPDLSLASGAIKGWDRRNQFYFKLLQTLAKHGGFDVEKPFESLGKKQQDLILLGSGDITIPFEYINERGKNSIREHAFEGIVANFERRYRETDSVTVREELSRYQNVQTCPECNGSRLRKEARFVKVGEKKQSRAIYEISALPLKEAKEYFEVLELKGAKREIADKIVKEISARLRFLNDVGLDYLSLERSADTLSGGEAQRIRLASQIGSGLTGVMYVLDEPSIGLHQRDNDRLIGTLKHLRDLGNSVLVVEHDEDMIRASDWVIDIGPGAGVHGGEIVAEGTPAEVEANPKSLTGAYLAGREAIEVPQKRIPVNDRFLEIIGARGNNLQSVHAKIPVGLLTCVTGVSGSGKSTLINDTLHHAVAQHLYGSNAEPAAHDAMKGLEHFDKVISVDQSPIGRTPRSNPATYTGLFTPIRELFSGVPASRERGYEAGRFSFNVKGGRCDSCEGDGVLKVEMHFLPDVYVPCDVCHGKRYNRETLDIRYKGKNIHEVLSMTIEQAHEFFEAVPVVKRKLKTLLDVGLGYVKLGQSATTLSGGEAQRVKLSLELSKRDTGRTLYILDEPTTGLHFHDIQLLLTVIQTLKKQGNTIVIIEHNLDVIKTADWIIDLGPKGGAGGGQIIATGTPEDVAKNEASFTGHYLAPLLTRKLVAAKKKK is encoded by the coding sequence ATGAATAACGAAATCAAGATCCGCGGTGCCCGCACCCATAACCTCAAAAATATCAATCTAGACATCCCTAGAGAGAAACTCGTCGTCCTGACTGGTCTTTCTGGTTCAGGTAAAAGCTCACTGGCTTTTGACACGCTCTATGCCGAAGGTCAACGTCGCTATGTCGAGTCGCTTTCCGCTTATGCGCGTCAATTTTTGCAGTTGATGGAAAAGCCCGACGTTGACACCATCGAAGGTCTATCACCTGCAATTTCCATTGAACAAAAAGCAACAAGTCATAACCCACGCTCCACTGTGGGTACTGTTACTGAAATTCATGATTATTTGCGTTTGCTATTTGCACGCGCAGGCACACCTCACTGCCCAGACCACGACCTACCTCTAGAGGCGCAAAGCGTCTCTCAAATGGTAGACACGGTGCTCTCTATGCCTGAGGACACAAAGTTGATGATTCTTGCGCCAGTGGTAAGTGAGCGCAAAGGCGAGTTCGTTGATCTCTTCCAAGACCTGCAGGCCCAGGGCTTTGTGCGCTTTCGAGTGCGCTCCGGCGGTGGCACAGCAAACGTTGCTAAGGCAGAAATTTTTGAAGTCGATCAATTACCAACCCTCAAAAAGAATGATAAACATTCCATTGAAGTAGTTGTTGATCGCATTAAAGTGCGCCCTGACATTCAACAACGTCTTGCTGAATCTTTTGAGACAGCGCTACGCCTTGCGGATGGCAAGGCCATGATTGTGGATATGGATACTGGTAAAGAGATGATTTTCTCCAGTAAGTTTGCTTGCCCCGTTTGCTCTTACTCTCTTCAAGAGCTAGAACCGCGCCTCTTCTCATTTAATAATCCAATGGGTGCATGCCCTTCATGCGATGGTCTTGGACATCAATCTTTCTTTGATCCAAAACGTATCGTGGCACATCCTGATTTATCCCTAGCGTCTGGGGCGATTAAAGGCTGGGATCGCCGTAATCAGTTCTACTTCAAATTACTACAAACTCTTGCCAAACATGGCGGGTTTGACGTGGAAAAACCATTTGAATCCCTTGGCAAGAAACAACAAGACCTCATCTTGTTGGGCTCTGGTGACATCACCATTCCTTTTGAATACATTAATGAGCGTGGCAAAAATAGCATTCGCGAGCATGCTTTTGAAGGGATCGTTGCTAACTTTGAACGTCGCTATCGCGAGACAGATTCTGTCACCGTGCGTGAAGAACTATCTCGCTATCAAAATGTGCAAACCTGCCCAGAATGTAACGGCAGTCGTTTACGCAAAGAGGCGCGCTTTGTCAAAGTGGGTGAGAAGAAACAATCTCGCGCTATTTATGAAATTAGCGCTCTCCCGCTAAAAGAAGCAAAGGAATACTTTGAGGTACTTGAACTGAAAGGTGCCAAGAGAGAAATCGCCGATAAGATCGTGAAAGAAATCAGTGCACGTCTGCGTTTCTTAAATGACGTGGGTCTTGATTACCTCTCTTTAGAACGAAGTGCAGACACTCTATCGGGCGGAGAAGCCCAACGTATTAGGCTCGCAAGTCAAATTGGCTCAGGCTTAACGGGTGTAATGTATGTACTCGATGAACCCTCAATTGGTCTACATCAACGCGATAACGATCGCTTGATTGGCACACTCAAACACTTACGTGACTTAGGTAATAGCGTATTAGTGGTTGAGCATGATGAAGATATGATTCGCGCTTCTGATTGGGTCATCGATATCGGCCCAGGAGCCGGTGTTCATGGCGGCGAAATTGTTGCAGAAGGCACGCCTGCTGAAGTCGAGGCCAATCCCAAATCCCTTACTGGCGCCTATCTTGCTGGTCGCGAAGCCATTGAAGTTCCCCAAAAACGTATTCCGGTAAATGATCGCTTTTTAGAAATCATCGGTGCGCGTGGCAATAACTTGCAATCAGTACATGCCAAAATTCCAGTCGGTTTATTAACCTGCGTCACTGGAGTATCGGGTTCCGGTAAATCTACACTGATTAACGACACCCTGCATCATGCAGTTGCACAACACCTCTATGGCTCTAATGCAGAGCCTGCTGCACATGATGCAATGAAGGGCTTAGAACACTTTGACAAAGTGATTAGTGTTGATCAGTCTCCCATTGGCAGAACACCTCGTTCCAACCCCGCTACCTATACCGGCCTCTTTACGCCCATTCGTGAACTTTTTTCTGGTGTTCCAGCCTCACGTGAACGTGGTTATGAAGCCGGTCGCTTCTCCTTTAACGTCAAAGGCGGACGCTGCGATTCCTGCGAAGGCGATGGCGTACTCAAAGTAGAAATGCACTTCTTGCCAGACGTTTATGTACCCTGCGATGTCTGCCATGGCAAACGTTACAACCGTGAAACTTTAGATATTCGCTATAAAGGTAAAAACATTCATGAAGTGCTCTCGATGACGATCGAGCAAGCCCATGAATTCTTTGAAGCCGTTCCAGTAGTCAAGCGCAAACTCAAAACACTGTTAGATGTTGGCTTGGGTTATGTAAAACTGGGACAAAGCGCTACAACTCTATCTGGCGGCGAAGCCCAGCGCGTGAAGTTATCACTTGAGCTTTCTAAACGGGATACTGGTCGAACACTTTATATCTTGGATGAACCAACCACTGGTTTACATTTCCACGATATTCAACTATTACTCACGGTGATTCAGACACTCAAAAAGCAAGGCAATACGATTGTCATCATTGAGCACAACTTAGATGTGATCAAGACTGCTGACTGGATTATTGACTTAGGACCAAAAGGTGGTGCGGGTGGTGGTCAGATCATTGCCACGGGAACGCCAGAGGATGTAGCAAAAAATGAAGCCAGCTTTACTGGTCACTACTTGGCACCATTACTCACTCGCAAACTCGTCGCAGCTAAGAAAAAGAAATAG